One Plasmodium coatneyi strain Hackeri chromosome 14, complete sequence genomic window carries:
- a CDS encoding Mitochondrial carrier protein: MKKGQNSILSAKDNLVTGALSGVAVDAVLYPIDSIKTNAQAKKSFSFSDIRKLYSGILPTLVGTVPASAFFYCFYELSKKLLTENRENISKTNLYLISTSVAEVTACAVRLPFEIVKQKMQVSGSNSVISTIYDVTQREGLMSFLRKSYFVMIVREIPFDCIQYFLWETFKEKAKRDYGKFSKKYPSITSAICGGLAGGIAGFLTTPMDVIKSRQIIYGKSYIETVTEIAEEGYMTFYKGCCFRSLYLFFGGLIFFGSLRFFSFKKE; encoded by the exons atgaaaaaggggcaaaataGCATTTTAAGCGCAAAAG ACAATTTGGTAACGGGAGCCCTATCGGGCGTTGCCGTGGACGCCGTGTTGTACCCCATTGACAGCATAAAAACGAATGCCCAGGCAAAAAAGTCCTTCTCATTTTCTGACATAAGGAAATTGTATAGTGGGATTTTGCCAACTTTAGTTGGCACAGTTCCAGCTAGCGCTTTCTTTTACTGTTTTTATGAATTATCCAAAAAGTTACTGACAG aaaatagagaaaatatCAGCAAGACGAATTTGTACCTAATTTCAACAAGCGTGGCGGAGGTTACAGCGTGTGCCGTGAG gCTGCCATTCGAAATAGTGAAGCAGAAAATGCAGGTGTCTGGAAGTAACTCCGTGATAAGCACGATCTACGATGTCACGCAACGGGAAGGCCTGATGTCGTTTTTGAGAAAAAGCTATTTCGTTATGATCGTGCGCGAAATTCCCTTTGACTGCATTCAGTACTTCCTGTGGGAGACCTTTAAGGAAAAGGCCAAGAGAG ACTATGGCAAATTTTCCAAGAAGTACCCCTCCATAACGTCTGCCATATGCGGCGGACTTGCAG GCGGAATCGCCGGGTTTTTAACTACCCCCATGGACGTGATAAAGTCTAGGCAAATTATATAC GGAAAATCCTACATAGAAACCGTCACAGAAATAGCCGAAGAAGGATATATGACATTCTACAAGGGATGCTGCTTTCGTTCGctctatttatttttcggGGGGCTCATCTTTTTTGGGTCCCTTagatttttctcctttaaaaaggaataa